Proteins co-encoded in one Phycodurus eques isolate BA_2022a chromosome 14, UOR_Pequ_1.1, whole genome shotgun sequence genomic window:
- the btbd7 gene encoding LOW QUALITY PROTEIN: BTB/POZ domain-containing protein 7 (The sequence of the model RefSeq protein was modified relative to this genomic sequence to represent the inferred CDS: deleted 1 base in 1 codon): protein MGANGSSYPHSCSSRMGANAQTQQTFIGTSSYSQQGYAWESKLYSLEHGHERPTDRKKKSLGLATLKRRFIKRRKSSRSADHARQMRELLSGWDVRDTNALVEEYEGTAALKELSFQASLARAEAPSLPRDLAALYQHKYCTDVDLIFQGTCFPAHRAILAARCPFFKTRLSSSPGYGVEVHMDIETAGIDVPMFSALLQYLYTGEFGVSSAEDSRLQNVDVLVQLSQEFGTPNSLEADMKGLFDYMCYYDALLSFSSDFEMVESFNERGAGVPAAISGGGGGPGTPDEDLRAHKAILSARSPFFRNLLQRRIRTGEEMTERTLQTPTRIVLDESIIPRKYVQVILHCMYTDVVELGLVLRGSHSAGSLGEVQALVSGGRGASTRTEEAMELYHIALFLEFSMLAQGCEDIIIESLSLDSLVPILKWSSQPYGSKWVHRQAMHFLCEEFCQVVTSDVLYELGKEHLLSAIQSDYLQASEQDILKYVVKWGEQQLIKRMADREPNLLSGTAHSVNKRGVKRRDLDVEELKDILSPLLPFIRTEHILPPHSDILSDALKRGLISTPPSDMLPMAEGGKANAWLRQKNAGIYVRPRLFSPYVEETKSVLDEMMVEQTDLVRLRLVRMSNVPDTLYMVNNAVPQCCHMVNHQQMTVNSVTAPSVVANEIPVPQLSVVKEMIRRLQELRHTEQVQRAYALNCGEGATVSYELQLRVLREFGLADGATELLQNPSKFFPDERFGDESPILALRQVGRCRVNSSPAMDSMFTELEGVAGFHLPLPPPPPPYHPPAMPSHAQLKGAWRPRVPIPTPTRSFSYPCNRTLSQRHAAAKNGGSDFSSVPRPQAPDCTEPQAMGRTLLSEQQAMGMEPVMREFMPDIALGISVMSLRELERESPLSPMGPPGHHLPQGPCPSIRHSHGPGHGHSCKRHAPEPKPEVQAEFPDLYDFSRRPSSPASVHPLSTFAGPDLYSHNCTPSGTFTTTYITDSQSQGHVQGRTGPDPLRLDVLGMTSQRHDAVSPSGPQPRVGHAQRARSNETDLTHGLGHLRSPSGNMDCYEDRMAGPRDAPEEMVVAGESSGPGALQQPHRNSVSEDIARDRRSPSKPDYPYKKSAL, encoded by the exons GGACCTCGTCCTACTCGCAGCAAGGATACGCCTGGGAGTCTAAGCTTTACAGCCTGGAGCATGGCCACGAGCGGCCAACCgacaggaagaagaaaagcCTTGGCCTGGCTACCCTCAAACGGCGGTTCATCAAACGAAGAAAGTCCAGTCGCTCGGCGGATCACGCCCGGCAGATGCGGGAGCTGCTGTCCGGCTGGGATGTCCGAGACACTAATGCCCTGGTGGAGGAATATGAGGGAACAGCGGCACTCAAGGAGCTGAGCTTCCAGGCCAGCCTCGCACGAGCTGAGGCCCCCAGCTTGCCTCGGGATCTGGCTGCCCTTTATCAGCATAAGTACTGCACTGACGTGGACCTCATCTTCCAAGGAACTTGCTTCCCAGCGCACCGGGCCATCCTTGCTGCTCGCTGCCCATTCTTCAAGACTCGGCTGTCCTCTTCCCCTGGCTATGGAGTGGAGGTCCACATGGACATTGAGACAGCAGGCATCGATGTGCCCATGTTCTCTGCGCTACTGCAGTACTTGTACACCGGAGAATTCGGAGTGAGCAGCGCAGAGGATTCCAGACTCCAGAATGTGGACGTGCTGGTGCAGCTCAGTCAGGAGTTTGGTACGCCCAACTCCCTGGAAGCAGATATGAAGGGCTTGTTTGACTATATGTGCTACTATGATGCCCTGCTGAGTTTCTCTTCAGACTTTGAAATGGTCGAGAGTTTCAATGAGCGAGGTGCTGGAGTGCCAGCTGCCATCTCAGGAGGCGGTGGAGGTCCAGGCACCCCAGATGAGGACCTTCGAGCTCATAAGGCTATCCTCTCTGCACGCTCCCCTTTCTTTAGAAACCTTTTGCAGAGGCGCATTCGTACTGGAGAGGAAATGACTGAGCGCACGCTGCAGACTCCGACCCGTATTGTGCTGGATGAGTCGATCATCCCACGCAAATATGTGCAGGTGATTCTCCACTGCATGTACACAGATGTGGTGGAGCTGGGACTGGTTCTACGTGGTAGCCACTCTGCGGGCAGCCTCGGAGAGGTACAAGCCTTGGTTTCAGGGGGCCGGGGGGCCAGCACGCGCACAGAGGAGGCCATGGAGCTCTACCATATCGCTTTATTCTTGGAGTTCAGCATGCTGGCACAGG GCTGTGAGGACATTATTATAGAAAGCTTGTCTCTCGACTCGCTCGTGCCCATCCTCAAGTGGAGCTCGCAACCCTATGGGTCCAAGTGGGTACACAGGCAGGCCATGCACTTCCTCTGCGAGGAGTTCTGTCAGGTTGTCACCTCAGATGTTCTCTATGAGCTCGGCAAGGAGCACCTTCTCAGCGCAATCCAGTCAGACTACCTACAG GCCAGTGAGCAGGACATTCTCAAGTATGTTGTTAAGTGGGGCGAGCAGCAGCTTATTAAGAGGATGGCAGACAGGG AGCCAAATCTGTTGAGCGGCACAGCCCACAGC GTCAACAAGCGAGGAGTAAAGAGAAGAGACCTGGATGTGGAAGAGCTGAAGGACATCCTGTCCCCCCTCCTGCCCTTCATTCGAACCGAGCACATTTTGCCTCCACACAGTGACATCCTCTCTGATGCG CTCAAAAGAGGTTTGATAAGCACCCCTCCGTCAGACATGCTGCCAATGGCCGAGGGTGGGAAAGCCAATGCTTGGTTGAGGCAGAAGAACGCTGGCATCTATGTGCGTCCTCGCCTCTTCTCTCCTTATGTAGAAGAGACAAAG tcagtgCTGGATGaaatgatggtggagcagacTGATCTAGTGCGTCTACGACTCGTGCGCATGTCCAACGTCCCAGACACCCTCTACATGGTCAACAACGCCGTGCCGCAGTGCTGTCACATGGTTAACCATCAGCAGATGACCGTTAACTCAGTCACTGCTCCATCAGTTGTAGCCAATGAAATCCCAG TGCCGCAGCTCTCGGTGGTGAAGGAGATGATCCGGAGGCTACAGGAACTGAGACACACAGAGCAAGTGCAGCGAGCGTACGCCCTCAACTGCGGAGAGGGCGCCACAGTCAGCTACGAGCTTCAGTTGCGAGTGCTTCGGGAGTTCGGTCTGGCTGACGGAGCCACCGAACTTCTACAG AACCCGTCCAAGTTCTTTCCTGACGAACGGTTCGGAGACGAGAGTCCGATTCTGGCTCTGCGCCAGGTGGGTCGATGTCGTGTAAACAGCAGCCCAGCCATGGATAGCATGTTCACAGAGCTGGAAGGCGTAGCTGGCTTCCACCTGCCGCTAcctcccccgcctcccccgtaCCACCCCCCTGCTATGCCCAGCCATGCTCAGCTCAAAGGCGCCTGGCGTCCCCGTGTTCCCATCCCAACCCCGACCCGTTCCTTCTCCTACCCCTGCAACCGCACCCTGAGCCAGCGCCATGCAGCGGCCAAAAATGGCGGCTCGGACTTCTCCTCTGTGCCCAGACCCCAGGCCCCAGACTGCACTGAACCACAAGCTATGGGCCGAACCTTGCTTTCTGAACAGCAAGCG ATGGGCATGGAGCCTGTTATGAGGGAGTTCATGCCCGACATCGCGCTGGGCATCTCGGTCATGTCGCTGAGGGAGCTTGAGCGTGAAAGCCCTCTCAGCCCCATGGGTCCGCCAGGCCATCATCTGCCCCAGGGGCCCTGCCCTTCCATCCGCCACAGCCACGGCCCTGGACACGGACACTCCTGCAAGAGACATGCTCCCGAACCCAAGCCGGAGGTCCAAGCAGAGTTCCCCGACCTGTACGACTTCTCCCGTCGACCTTCTTCTCCGGCCTCCGTGCACCCTCTTTCCACATTTGCGGGACCAGACCTCTACAGCCACAACTGCACCCCCTCCGGAACCTTTACAACCACCTACATCACTGACTCTCAGTCCCAGGGCCACGTACAGGGACGGACTGGTCCAGACCCGCTACGGTTGGATGTCCTCGGTATGACCTCTCAGAGGCATGACGCAGTTAGTCCCTCGGGGCCACAGCCCAGGGTGGGACATGCGCAGAGGGCCCGCTCAAATGAGACGGACCTGACTCACGGCCTAGGCCACCTGCGCTCTCCCAGCGGAAACATGGACTGCTATGAGGACAGAATGGCTGGACCTAGAGATGCCCCAGAGGAGATGGTTGTTGCTGGAGAGTCCTCTGGCCCGGGGGCCCTTCAGCAACCTCACAGGAACAGTGTCAGTGAGGACATTGCCAGAGACCGCAGGTCACCCAGTAAGCCTGACTACCCATACAAAAAATCTGCACTTTAA
- the LOC133412486 gene encoding putative E3 ubiquitin-protein ligase UBR7, with amino-acid sequence MAETKTAESNLDDLLANEEDLENALCVLAGSDPENCSYSRGYVKRQAVFACNTCTPNAAQPAGICLACANKCHDGHDIFELYTKRNFRCDCGNGKFGDFRCQLIPAKDEENVKNLYNHNFSGCYCSCDRPYPDMEDQVNDEMIQCVVCEDWFHTRHLRCTVAEPEELQEMLCEACMNKAPFLWTYAAHFAVSPEEDEEVDVVEVEEKRHVSGSSKISLEEPSTSLEYKDQEGAATRSLPCKRSHDDMTDRPGETKTASCKLKDLQAQNVARPRRGAVFWPSGWRSRLCTCTSCKRAYVAAQVHFLMDESDSVLAYENRGLVEPFGQHPLMAVTSSMNRVQQLEFIYGYNELTTALTTFFHQCAAENKVITAEAVHQFFEELQAKKRRRTNMGYQ; translated from the exons ATGGCAGAGACAAAGACAGCGGAGTCCAACCTTGACGATCTTCTTGCAAACGAGGAGGATCTGGAGAATGCTTTGTGCGTACTGGCAGGAAGTGACCCAGAAAACTGCTCCTATTCCCGG GGCTATGTGAAGAGGCAGGCGGTGTTCGCATGCAACACATGCACACCCAATGCAGCACAGCCTGCTGGCATTTGCCTGGCTTGTGCCAACAAATGCCACGATGGACATGACATCTTTGAACTGTACACTAAAAG AAATTTTCGCTGTGATTGTGGAAATGGCAAGTTCGGGGATTTCCGGTGTCAGCTCATTCCG GCCAAAGATgaggaaaatgtgaaaaacctTTACAATCACAACTTCTCTGGCTGCTACTGCTCATGCGACCGGCCGTATCCTGACATGGAGGATCAA GTCAACGATGAGATGATTCAGTGTGTCGTCTGCGAGGATTGGTTTCATACCAGG CATTTGCGGTGCACAGTGGCTGAGCCCGAGGAGTTGCAGGAGATGCTCTGCGAGGCCTGCATGAACAAGGCTCCTTTCTTGTGGACGTATGCTGCTCACTTTGCAG TTTCACccgaggaggatgaagaggtggATGTAGTGGAAGTAGAAGAAAAGCGGCACGTTTCGGGGTCAAGTAAAATTAGCCTTGAAGAACCTTCCACCAGTCTTGAATACAAGGACCAGGAG GGAGCGGCAACCAGGAGCTTACCTTGTAAACGGAGCCACGATGACATGACAGACCGACCCGGGGAGACCAAAACGGCATCTTGCAAGCTGAAGGATCTCCAGGCCCAGAATGTGGCGAGGCCTCGACGGGGGGCCGTGTTTTGGCCTTCCGGTTGGCGCTCTCGGTTGTGCACCTGCACAAGCTGCAAG AGGGCTTACGTAGCCGCACAGGTCCATTTCCTCATGGACGAGTCCGACTCGGTTCTGGCCTATGAGAACAGAGGCCTGGTCGAGCCATTTGGGCAGCACCCGCTGATGGCAGTGACCAGTTCAATGAACAGAGTCCAGCAGCTAGAGTTCATTTACG GTTATAATGAGCTAACGACTGCATTGACCACATTTTTTCACCAATGTGCAGCAGAAAACAAG GTGATCACTGCAGAAGCCGTACATCAGTTTTTCGAGGAGCTGCAGGCTAAAAAACGGCGCAGGACCAACATGGGCTACCAATGA